In Exiguobacterium sibiricum 7-3, a genomic segment contains:
- a CDS encoding cation diffusion facilitator family transporter: MSNFFTLLRRGNKSALAAAIVNTIIAIIKFVAYILTGNIAMFAEMMHTIGDAANQFFVYVGSALSKKAPTKRFPNGFGRLVNLVLLAAILVVAILAYETIREGILHILHAPGEKTSGLWIILTVLGIGVVLEVGVFYKAMIEIAHETGLKSRGLTLVGQSFANLSQAKPATRLVFMEDLVATLGGLIAIIAVLISHYTSFYQAEGIASILIGLMMFYVVYNVFIQNAAGALGEIDEVLTAKIGEILMRDPDVRDIEKLEVIKEGDHFHVEIEIEVDPGLTIAQADDIKDRLELQIRILKGITDVTISFDEDDKIQHYQPPTQP; this comes from the coding sequence ATGTCGAATTTCTTCACGCTGCTCAGGCGCGGAAATAAATCTGCTCTCGCTGCTGCCATCGTCAATACCATTATCGCCATTATAAAATTCGTCGCTTACATCCTGACGGGAAATATCGCCATGTTTGCAGAAATGATGCATACCATCGGTGACGCAGCCAACCAGTTTTTTGTTTATGTCGGATCAGCATTAAGTAAAAAAGCACCTACCAAACGGTTCCCAAATGGATTCGGTCGACTCGTCAACCTTGTTTTACTTGCCGCCATTCTTGTCGTCGCCATTTTGGCCTACGAAACGATTCGTGAAGGTATCCTGCATATTCTTCATGCACCAGGTGAGAAGACAAGCGGTCTTTGGATCATCCTGACCGTGCTTGGAATCGGTGTCGTGCTTGAAGTCGGTGTCTTTTACAAAGCAATGATCGAGATTGCCCATGAGACCGGATTAAAATCCCGCGGTCTGACGCTGGTCGGTCAAAGCTTTGCTAACTTGTCGCAGGCCAAGCCGGCGACACGACTCGTCTTCATGGAAGATTTGGTTGCGACACTCGGTGGCCTCATTGCCATCATCGCCGTCTTGATTTCGCATTATACGTCGTTTTATCAGGCAGAAGGGATTGCTTCGATTTTGATCGGCTTGATGATGTTCTACGTCGTCTATAATGTCTTCATCCAAAATGCTGCCGGTGCCCTTGGTGAGATTGATGAAGTCCTGACGGCAAAAATCGGAGAAATCCTGATGCGCGATCCAGACGTTCGTGACATCGAAAAACTCGAAGTCATCAAAGAAGGAGACCACTTCCACGTCGAAATTGAGATTGAAGTGGATCCGGGACTGACGATCGCTCAAGCAGATGATATTAAAGACCGTCTTGAATTGCAGATTCGGATTCTAAAAGGGATCACGGATGTTACGATTTCCTTTGATGAAGATGATAAGATTCAACACTATCAACCACCGACACAACCCTAA
- the hemQ gene encoding hydrogen peroxide-dependent heme synthase, producing MQHQSSEPTVTQQAAETLDGWYTFHDFRRIDWSRLKQVDASVRTKMVQEFQAFLGELAQVEEQKEGSHALYTIIGQKADLVLMVLRPTMEDIQDVEVKMQKLDLYDYLIPTYSYVSVVELGTYRGSGEGNPYENPYVRDRLYPILPKSKHICFYPMSKSRRDGDNWYTLSMEKRKELMYRHGMIGRSYAGKIQQIIGGSTGFDDWEWGVTLFANDILQFKKIVYEMRFDEVSAKYGEFGEFFIGNRLETTDLEAHFAL from the coding sequence ATGCAACATCAATCATCCGAACCAACCGTTACGCAACAAGCTGCCGAAACACTTGATGGCTGGTATACATTCCATGATTTCCGCCGGATTGACTGGTCCCGTTTAAAACAAGTCGACGCTTCTGTCCGGACTAAGATGGTGCAAGAGTTCCAGGCGTTCTTAGGAGAACTCGCACAAGTCGAAGAACAAAAAGAAGGCAGTCACGCCCTCTATACGATCATCGGTCAAAAAGCGGATCTCGTCCTGATGGTCCTTCGTCCGACAATGGAAGACATTCAAGACGTCGAAGTGAAGATGCAAAAACTTGATTTATACGACTACTTGATTCCAACGTATTCATACGTCTCTGTTGTCGAACTTGGAACATACCGTGGGTCAGGAGAAGGCAACCCGTACGAAAATCCGTATGTCCGCGACCGTCTCTATCCGATCCTGCCGAAATCGAAGCACATCTGTTTCTATCCGATGAGCAAGTCACGCCGCGACGGCGACAACTGGTACACACTCTCGATGGAGAAACGCAAAGAACTGATGTACCGTCACGGGATGATCGGTCGGAGCTACGCCGGGAAGATTCAGCAAATCATTGGCGGATCAACTGGATTTGACGACTGGGAATGGGGCGTCACATTGTTCGCAAACGATATTCTGCAGTTCAAGAAAATCGTCTACGAAATGCGTTTTGATGAAGTCAGTGCCAAATACGGTGAGTTTGGCGAGTTCTTTATCGGTAATCGCCTTGAAACTACGGATCTCGAAGCACATTTCGCACTTTAA
- a CDS encoding Gfo/Idh/MocA family oxidoreductase: protein MIRTALIGFGLAGEHLHAPYLTAPDYQLVAVQSSRPEAVANRYPDVPVYSSLEALLAAETVELVVIATPNAEHYPLAKTALLAGCHVLVEKPFTVTLTEAEQLTNLARQQNRLLTVYHNRRYTKDFRTLLELVQADELGVVQTFEAHYDRYRPTVRARWREQDVPGAGLLYDLGSHLIDQALMLFGERPDRVFCDQTIQRPDGPVEDYTHLILAFGTRRAVLHIGSLVPAPGPSLAVHGTKASYFVDSVDTKRSTYTWGRPEQPLEERSFVDSGFADYYHELAQALRHESPLAVTTEQALLVMKIIDCAQKSVKEGTWIEVE from the coding sequence ATGATTCGTACTGCTTTAATTGGTTTTGGACTTGCCGGCGAACATCTGCATGCCCCGTATCTCACAGCACCTGATTATCAACTTGTTGCGGTTCAATCCAGTCGTCCGGAAGCAGTCGCCAACCGTTATCCTGATGTGCCGGTTTATTCTTCGCTTGAAGCGTTATTAGCTGCTGAAACGGTTGAACTGGTCGTGATCGCGACACCGAATGCCGAACATTATCCCCTCGCCAAGACCGCATTGCTCGCTGGCTGTCATGTCCTGGTCGAGAAACCGTTTACGGTCACGTTGACGGAAGCCGAACAGCTGACGAATCTTGCACGTCAGCAAAATCGATTACTGACAGTTTACCATAACCGCCGTTATACAAAAGACTTCCGTACGCTGCTCGAACTGGTGCAAGCCGACGAACTGGGAGTTGTTCAAACGTTCGAAGCACACTATGACCGCTATCGTCCGACCGTCCGGGCGCGGTGGCGGGAACAGGATGTCCCGGGCGCTGGCCTGCTTTACGATTTAGGCTCCCATTTAATTGATCAGGCGTTGATGTTATTCGGTGAACGACCGGACCGTGTTTTTTGTGATCAGACAATCCAGCGCCCGGATGGTCCGGTCGAAGACTATACGCATCTGATTCTCGCTTTCGGAACACGACGCGCCGTTCTGCATATCGGCTCACTTGTTCCGGCTCCCGGTCCTTCGCTTGCCGTCCACGGTACGAAAGCGAGTTATTTCGTCGACAGCGTCGATACGAAACGCTCGACCTATACATGGGGAAGACCCGAACAGCCGCTTGAGGAGCGTTCTTTCGTCGATTCCGGTTTTGCCGACTACTATCATGAGTTAGCGCAAGCCTTACGTCACGAGTCCCCTCTTGCCGTCACGACGGAACAAGCCCTGCTCGTCATGAAAATTATTGATTGTGCTCAAAAAAGTGTAAAAGAGGGTACATGGATAGAAGTAGAATAA
- a CDS encoding SDR family oxidoreductase: MYNSLKGKVAIVTGGSMGIGEAIIRRYAEEGMRVVINYRSHPEEAKKIAEDIKQAGGEAITVQGDVSKEDDMINLVKETVDHFGQLDVFVNNAGVEMPSPSHEMSLEDWQKVIDINLTGAFLGAREALKYFVEHDVKGNIINMSSVHEIIPWPTFVHYAASKGGVKLMTQTLAMEYAPKGIRINAIGPGAINTPINAKKFEDPKQRADVESMIPMGNIGKPEEISAVAAWLASDEASYVTGITLFADGGMTLYPSFQAGRG; encoded by the coding sequence ATGTACAACAGTCTAAAAGGTAAAGTTGCCATCGTCACCGGTGGATCAATGGGAATCGGTGAAGCCATCATTCGCCGTTATGCCGAAGAAGGAATGCGTGTTGTCATCAATTACCGGAGTCACCCGGAAGAAGCGAAGAAAATTGCAGAAGACATCAAACAAGCGGGCGGCGAAGCCATCACTGTCCAAGGTGATGTCTCAAAAGAGGACGATATGATCAATCTCGTCAAGGAAACGGTCGATCATTTTGGTCAACTCGATGTCTTCGTCAATAATGCCGGTGTCGAGATGCCGTCTCCTTCGCACGAAATGTCACTTGAAGACTGGCAAAAAGTCATCGATATCAATTTGACCGGTGCTTTCCTCGGTGCCCGCGAAGCACTGAAGTACTTTGTTGAGCATGATGTGAAAGGAAATATCATCAACATGTCGAGTGTCCACGAAATCATTCCATGGCCGACATTCGTCCACTATGCCGCGAGTAAGGGCGGCGTCAAACTGATGACCCAAACGCTCGCCATGGAATATGCGCCAAAAGGTATCCGGATCAATGCCATCGGACCTGGTGCCATCAATACACCAATCAATGCCAAGAAATTCGAGGATCCAAAACAACGTGCTGATGTCGAAAGCATGATTCCGATGGGCAATATCGGAAAACCGGAAGAAATTTCTGCAGTCGCAGCGTGGCTTGCTTCAGATGAAGCGAGTTATGTAACGGGGATTACCCTGTTTGCTGACGGCGGTATGACACTTTATCCATCATTCCAAGCCGGACGCGGGTAA
- a CDS encoding DUF423 domain-containing protein translates to MKIFIMIGALSMMLAVALGAFGAHALKDMLSERMLANWQTGVLYQMVHSLGILALGGMLLKVSISQFSLAGWLMLAGIVFFSGSLYVMALTGVTKLGAITPIGGVLFIAAWIFVAIGAYKGL, encoded by the coding sequence ATGAAAATTTTCATCATGATCGGAGCATTATCGATGATGCTCGCCGTAGCACTGGGTGCGTTCGGTGCCCATGCCTTAAAAGATATGTTATCGGAGCGGATGCTCGCGAACTGGCAGACGGGTGTGTTATATCAAATGGTTCACTCACTTGGAATCCTCGCACTCGGTGGGATGTTATTGAAAGTATCGATTTCTCAGTTCTCATTGGCCGGCTGGTTGATGCTTGCCGGAATCGTCTTCTTCTCAGGCAGCCTGTATGTGATGGCGCTGACGGGTGTAACAAAACTTGGTGCGATTACACCAATTGGTGGCGTCTTGTTCATCGCAGCATGGATTTTTGTTGCCATCGGGGCTTATAAAGGACTGTAA
- the pta gene encoding phosphate acetyltransferase encodes MQLFEMLETKVKAHQPTIVFPEGIDARVLGAAVRLKKDGLVTPIVIGPRGQIEETAATNNIDVADLETIDPASYEGIEELVASFVERRKGKATAEQAREVILKDVNTFGTMLVHTGKAEGLVSGAMHATGDTVRPALQIIKMQEGYKKTSGVFIMVRDDEQYVFADCAINIAPDANDLAENAIASAKTAKTFGIEPKVALLSFSTKGSAKSPETERVVEATRLAKERAPELAIDGELQFDAAFVPSVAKSKAPESDVAGQANVFIFPSLESGNIGYKIAQRLGGFEAIGPILQGLNKPVNDLSRGCNEEDVYKLAIITAAQAVEERQA; translated from the coding sequence ATGCAATTATTCGAAATGCTTGAGACAAAAGTCAAAGCCCATCAACCAACAATCGTTTTCCCAGAAGGAATCGATGCCCGTGTTCTTGGTGCAGCTGTACGTTTGAAAAAAGACGGTTTAGTCACACCAATCGTTATCGGACCACGTGGTCAAATCGAAGAAACAGCAGCAACGAATAACATCGACGTTGCAGATCTCGAAACGATTGACCCGGCTTCATATGAAGGAATCGAAGAACTGGTTGCCTCATTCGTCGAGCGTCGTAAAGGAAAAGCAACAGCCGAGCAGGCACGTGAAGTCATCCTTAAAGATGTCAACACGTTCGGTACGATGCTTGTTCATACGGGAAAAGCAGAAGGTCTTGTTTCCGGCGCGATGCATGCAACAGGTGATACGGTTCGTCCGGCACTTCAAATCATCAAAATGCAAGAAGGTTATAAAAAGACATCAGGTGTCTTCATCATGGTCCGTGACGACGAGCAGTATGTGTTTGCTGACTGTGCAATCAACATTGCACCGGATGCTAACGATTTAGCTGAAAATGCGATCGCATCTGCCAAAACGGCAAAAACATTCGGCATCGAGCCGAAAGTTGCTTTGCTCAGCTTCTCGACAAAAGGTTCGGCGAAATCACCGGAAACAGAACGTGTCGTCGAAGCAACACGTCTCGCGAAAGAACGGGCGCCGGAACTCGCAATCGACGGAGAATTACAATTTGATGCAGCTTTCGTTCCAAGTGTCGCGAAATCAAAAGCACCGGAGTCAGATGTTGCCGGTCAAGCGAACGTCTTCATCTTCCCAAGCCTTGAGTCTGGAAACATCGGCTACAAAATCGCCCAGCGTCTTGGTGGTTTCGAAGCGATTGGTCCGATTCTCCAAGGACTTAACAAACCGGTTAACGATCTTTCACGCGGATGTAACGAAGAAGACGTCTACAAATTGGCAATCATCACGGCAGCACAAGCTGTTGAAGAACGCCAAGCGTAA
- a CDS encoding xanthine phosphoribosyltransferase produces MKRLEEMITQEGLVLSDQVLKVDSFLNHQVDPTLMWEIAYEFMDRFKDAGITRILTIEAGGIAPAMMTALRLGVPMVYARKTKSLTLNEGTISAEVYSFTKQQTSTITVAEKYLQAGERVLIIDDFLANGEAAFGLAKLVEQAGAEVAGFGIVIEKSFQPGRQKLLDAGFRVESLARIEKLEAGQATFVDPVTT; encoded by the coding sequence ATGAAACGTTTGGAAGAAATGATTACACAAGAAGGATTAGTCTTATCGGATCAAGTTTTAAAAGTCGATTCCTTTTTAAACCACCAGGTCGATCCGACTTTAATGTGGGAAATTGCTTATGAATTCATGGACCGGTTCAAAGATGCCGGAATCACCCGGATTTTGACGATTGAAGCAGGCGGAATCGCACCGGCGATGATGACAGCCCTGCGCCTTGGTGTACCGATGGTCTATGCCCGGAAAACGAAGTCGTTGACGTTAAACGAAGGCACGATTTCAGCGGAAGTCTACTCGTTTACAAAACAACAGACGAGTACGATTACGGTCGCGGAAAAGTATTTGCAGGCGGGAGAACGAGTCTTGATCATCGATGATTTCCTAGCGAACGGGGAAGCGGCATTTGGTCTCGCGAAACTCGTCGAACAGGCAGGAGCGGAAGTCGCAGGCTTCGGCATCGTCATTGAAAAATCTTTCCAACCCGGACGTCAAAAGTTACTTGATGCCGGTTTCCGTGTTGAATCCCTTGCCCGCATCGAAAAGCTCGAAGCCGGACAAGCGACATTTGTTGACCCGGTGACGACATGA
- a CDS encoding thermonuclease family protein, with protein MRRVLSQLFLVMTILFLSGCALDSEPGDQQTGITQPDEAKVTEATVERVIDGDTVKVRLQNGQTEDVRFLLVDTPETVNPEKPVQPYGPEASRFTKEALPTGSDILLERDQSKTDRYGRLLAYVWSDGKMINQELLRKGLARVAYIYEPDTRYVETFQEIEDEAKGKQLGIWQTNGYATDRGFDTSVMKGTSAEATGCADIKGNINRQGKKIYHIQGGRSYDEVNPEEMFCSEREAREAGFVRAAN; from the coding sequence ATGAGACGGGTGTTATCTCAACTGTTTTTAGTAATGACTATCCTATTTTTGAGCGGATGCGCACTGGATTCAGAACCGGGTGATCAACAGACAGGCATCACACAACCGGATGAAGCAAAGGTGACGGAAGCCACCGTCGAGCGTGTCATTGACGGGGATACGGTGAAAGTCCGGCTGCAAAACGGTCAAACGGAAGATGTCCGTTTTTTATTAGTCGATACACCGGAAACCGTAAATCCGGAAAAGCCGGTTCAACCGTATGGTCCGGAAGCCTCCCGTTTTACGAAAGAGGCATTACCGACAGGGAGCGACATCCTGCTTGAACGGGATCAGTCAAAGACAGACCGCTATGGGCGATTGCTCGCTTATGTCTGGTCAGACGGCAAGATGATCAATCAGGAACTGTTGCGAAAAGGCTTGGCCCGGGTCGCCTATATTTATGAGCCGGACACCCGGTACGTCGAGACATTTCAGGAAATCGAAGACGAAGCAAAAGGGAAACAGTTAGGAATCTGGCAGACAAACGGATATGCGACGGATCGTGGATTCGATACTTCGGTCATGAAGGGAACATCGGCAGAGGCAACAGGCTGCGCCGACATCAAAGGCAATATCAACCGCCAAGGAAAGAAAATCTATCACATCCAAGGGGGACGTTCATATGATGAAGTGAACCCGGAAGAGATGTTTTGCAGTGAACGGGAAGCGAGAGAAGCCGGATTCGTCCGGGCGGCGAATTGA
- a CDS encoding trimeric intracellular cation channel family protein — MSWDLLNIIGTLAFAMSGAIVAMEEKYDLFGVWLLALITAFGGGAIRNLLIGVPVSALWSQGGLFLIAILVALLIFILPQLFLPHWTRWGVLADALGLAAFAIQGALMASAKGLPLSATISAAVLTGVGGGVIRDLLAGRKPLVLHKEIYAMWAVMAALVIDRFELTNPLHLFTLLGLITILRMLSYYYEWNLPARRLGGEKE; from the coding sequence ATGTCCTGGGACTTATTAAATATCATCGGCACGTTAGCATTTGCGATGAGTGGCGCGATTGTCGCGATGGAAGAAAAGTATGATCTGTTTGGCGTTTGGCTGCTCGCTTTGATTACGGCCTTTGGTGGCGGTGCTATCCGTAACCTGTTGATTGGTGTCCCGGTTTCTGCCCTCTGGTCGCAAGGCGGACTGTTTTTAATCGCGATTTTAGTCGCTTTGTTGATTTTCATTTTACCGCAATTATTTTTACCGCATTGGACGCGATGGGGCGTTCTCGCTGATGCACTTGGTCTAGCAGCATTTGCGATTCAAGGTGCCTTGATGGCTTCCGCTAAAGGGTTGCCATTATCCGCAACAATCTCGGCAGCCGTTCTTACAGGAGTCGGTGGGGGTGTCATCCGCGATTTACTCGCCGGACGTAAACCACTTGTCCTGCATAAAGAAATCTATGCGATGTGGGCCGTCATGGCAGCGCTCGTCATCGACCGGTTTGAATTGACGAATCCACTCCATTTGTTCACATTACTAGGGCTGATCACGATTTTACGTATGCTATCCTATTATTATGAATGGAATTTACCAGCACGACGCTTAGGGGGAGAAAAAGAATGA
- a CDS encoding ABC1 kinase family protein, with protein MKRWALYRIFIIVTMFARYIWTIYRFTRKNRPGTNNEEFERIMITIARDYKKKALRLEGLLIKLGQFLSIRADLFPPSVLMELTELVDKVPSSKLGESRKIIEEDWGTTIEDIVDDISPRPVASASIGEVYSATLKSNGRKVAIKVQRPNIEQIIKTDFRAMRLVIAMLRRTSLNKSTDLQSLYRQMVFVIGDELNYRTELKNGLYFKKMYETNPVIYIPDYFEEHCTNRVLVMEWIEGTRITDLDYLAEHNIDRDELARNLFLNAGEQLLFGGKFHADPHPGNVLVQSDGRIVLLDFGMIGATTADDMRAIQRILQSFVTLDYDAIVDGLEDLRFLLPNANKQNIRQAIEKAVTFYLESDMENVDTKLIEKVLSDIELLVRNEPIQLPAEFAFFGRAASTILGILQILSPKINLLDLAKPMVRRWLDDEGKNQNRYLQIAASYGARLLAFPRLVNDALSEPTRWRLFEQQKFSRVANMESLKIRQWTSSLVGIVSLPVSYTGYFLAHYDLMGISLTIAVIALWNGRRIGRQIVRIADEPFK; from the coding sequence ATGAAACGTTGGGCGCTTTATCGGATTTTCATCATCGTAACGATGTTCGCTCGTTACATTTGGACGATTTATCGATTCACCCGGAAGAACCGACCCGGTACGAATAATGAAGAATTTGAGCGCATCATGATTACGATTGCGCGTGACTATAAGAAAAAAGCCCTTCGTCTCGAAGGACTCCTCATTAAACTCGGGCAGTTTCTCTCGATTCGGGCCGATCTGTTTCCTCCGTCCGTTTTGATGGAACTGACGGAGCTCGTTGATAAGGTCCCATCAAGCAAGCTCGGCGAATCCCGTAAAATCATCGAAGAAGACTGGGGAACGACGATTGAAGACATTGTCGATGATATCTCCCCCCGACCGGTTGCCTCTGCTTCGATCGGAGAAGTCTACAGCGCGACGCTTAAATCCAACGGACGGAAAGTGGCAATCAAAGTCCAACGGCCGAACATTGAACAAATCATCAAAACCGATTTCCGGGCGATGCGGCTCGTCATTGCGATGCTCCGCCGGACGTCACTTAATAAATCAACCGATTTACAGAGTCTGTACCGCCAAATGGTCTTCGTCATCGGAGATGAGCTGAACTACCGGACAGAGTTGAAAAACGGTTTGTATTTCAAAAAGATGTACGAAACAAATCCTGTCATCTATATTCCGGATTACTTTGAAGAACACTGTACCAACCGTGTTCTCGTCATGGAATGGATTGAAGGGACACGCATCACGGATCTTGATTACTTAGCGGAACATAACATCGACCGCGATGAACTGGCCCGGAACCTGTTCCTGAATGCCGGAGAACAGTTATTGTTCGGCGGAAAATTCCATGCCGATCCCCATCCGGGTAATGTCCTTGTCCAAAGTGACGGCCGGATCGTCCTGCTCGATTTCGGGATGATCGGTGCGACGACAGCTGACGATATGCGGGCTATCCAACGCATCCTCCAGTCGTTTGTTACGCTCGACTATGATGCCATCGTCGATGGACTCGAAGATTTACGCTTTTTATTACCAAATGCCAACAAGCAAAACATCCGTCAAGCGATCGAAAAAGCCGTTACTTTCTATCTTGAAAGTGACATGGAAAACGTCGATACGAAGTTGATTGAAAAAGTATTATCTGATATTGAATTACTCGTTCGAAACGAACCGATTCAACTCCCGGCAGAGTTTGCCTTTTTCGGGCGTGCTGCCTCGACAATTCTCGGTATCCTGCAAATCTTATCACCTAAAATCAATTTGCTGGATCTTGCCAAGCCGATGGTTCGGAGATGGCTCGACGACGAAGGAAAAAACCAAAATCGTTACTTGCAAATCGCCGCTTCCTACGGAGCACGATTACTTGCCTTCCCCCGTCTTGTCAACGATGCCTTAAGTGAACCGACCCGGTGGCGATTGTTTGAACAACAGAAGTTTTCCCGTGTCGCTAATATGGAGTCATTGAAAATCCGCCAGTGGACGAGTTCTCTCGTCGGTATCGTCAGCCTTCCGGTCAGCTACACCGGCTATTTCCTCGCCCACTATGATTTGATGGGCATTTCGCTGACCATCGCCGTCATCGCTTTATGGAACGGACGACGCATCGGACGACAGATTGTCCGGATTGCCGATGAACCGTTTAAATAA
- a CDS encoding SDR family NAD(P)-dependent oxidoreductase, giving the protein MKTVIVIGAGPGNGAEISKRFGKEGFQVVCAARTQETLAAVITELKEQGIEAVGVECDASRRADLESLVEWTKEQYGQIDVLVYNASILHQASVLEVSAEQITKEFEIDVLGALHAAQIVAPDMVARKDGAILITGGGAALHAIKSLPGLSIGKAGVRQLTHMLHDTLKDDNVYVGTVTIAGEVKRGTALDPKNVAEAFYTLYTNRTDVEKVLEAK; this is encoded by the coding sequence ATGAAAACAGTCATCGTCATCGGAGCAGGTCCGGGGAACGGAGCCGAAATCAGCAAACGGTTCGGCAAAGAAGGATTCCAGGTCGTCTGTGCCGCACGGACACAGGAAACACTGGCAGCCGTCATCACAGAACTGAAAGAGCAAGGCATTGAAGCCGTTGGAGTTGAATGTGATGCCTCACGCCGCGCAGATCTCGAATCACTTGTAGAATGGACAAAAGAACAATACGGACAAATTGATGTCCTTGTCTATAATGCCTCAATCCTGCATCAAGCGTCTGTACTTGAGGTATCAGCTGAACAAATCACGAAAGAATTTGAAATTGATGTTCTCGGAGCGTTGCATGCCGCACAAATCGTCGCACCGGATATGGTGGCACGGAAAGACGGAGCCATCTTAATCACAGGCGGCGGAGCAGCACTCCATGCGATTAAATCTTTACCGGGTCTGTCGATCGGGAAAGCCGGTGTCCGTCAACTGACGCATATGTTGCATGATACGTTGAAAGACGACAATGTCTACGTCGGGACAGTGACGATTGCCGGTGAAGTCAAACGCGGAACGGCATTGGATCCGAAAAATGTTGCTGAAGCCTTCTATACGCTATATACGAATCGCACTGATGTCGAAAAGGTGCTCGAAGCGAAGTAA
- a CDS encoding DUF5327 family protein: protein MITEQQVIEKMRQMMSKIEQANGTVQVEYVAAMKAYCELLLEQPMTESTTRSVITPVTEKKTPEVDPMLARFMGVAQEKEEKGPSLLDF, encoded by the coding sequence ATGATTACAGAACAACAAGTCATTGAAAAAATGCGTCAGATGATGTCAAAAATCGAGCAGGCGAACGGTACAGTACAGGTCGAATATGTGGCCGCAATGAAAGCCTATTGTGAGTTGCTGCTCGAACAACCGATGACAGAATCGACGACTCGTTCGGTTATAACTCCGGTAACGGAGAAAAAAACGCCGGAAGTAGATCCGATGCTGGCACGTTTTATGGGAGTCGCCCAGGAAAAAGAAGAAAAAGGACCTTCCTTACTCGATTTTTGA
- a CDS encoding GRP family sugar transporter has translation MDILIALVPALMWGTLPLVVSKIGGTTEQQIIGTTLGALIFAIITFFFVSPELSATAWIAGFFSGAFWALGQMNQFAAFKQMGVSKTMPISTGMQLVGTSLFGVLAFGEWSNRTALILGISALVLIVAGAAFTSYKEDKSKQDENIGKGLLLLLISTVGYVGYVVIARWFNINGWEAVLPQAIGMVISALLLSLRKGNLFTKKTAGNTIGGLMWAVGNIALLFATAKVGVATSFSLSQTGVVISTIGGVVLLKEAKTKKEMTFVIIGCILVVAGGIMIGFTKQ, from the coding sequence ATTGATATCTTAATCGCGCTCGTACCCGCCTTGATGTGGGGGACACTTCCGTTAGTCGTCTCTAAAATCGGTGGTACGACGGAACAACAAATTATCGGAACGACACTCGGTGCGTTGATTTTCGCCATCATCACGTTCTTTTTCGTCAGTCCTGAGTTGTCGGCAACGGCTTGGATCGCCGGATTCTTCTCCGGGGCTTTTTGGGCGCTTGGACAAATGAATCAGTTCGCGGCCTTTAAACAGATGGGGGTCTCGAAGACGATGCCGATCTCAACCGGGATGCAGCTCGTCGGTACGTCATTGTTCGGTGTCCTCGCTTTTGGTGAATGGTCGAACCGGACTGCCTTGATCCTCGGTATCAGTGCGCTCGTCTTGATCGTTGCCGGTGCTGCTTTCACTTCTTATAAAGAAGATAAAAGCAAACAGGATGAAAATATCGGAAAAGGTTTACTGTTGCTCCTGATTTCGACTGTCGGTTATGTCGGTTATGTCGTCATCGCCCGTTGGTTCAACATCAACGGTTGGGAAGCCGTCTTGCCGCAGGCAATCGGTATGGTCATCAGCGCCCTCCTTCTGTCGTTACGTAAAGGCAACCTGTTCACGAAAAAAACAGCCGGCAACACAATTGGTGGTCTCATGTGGGCAGTCGGTAACATCGCTCTATTGTTTGCTACCGCCAAAGTCGGCGTCGCAACAAGCTTCTCACTGTCGCAAACCGGTGTCGTCATCTCGACAATCGGCGGTGTCGTGTTGTTAAAAGAAGCGAAAACAAAAAAAGAAATGACGTTTGTCATCATCGGCTGTATCCTAGTCGTCGCCGGTGGTATCATGATTGGATTTACGAAGCAATAA